A single genomic interval of Lynx canadensis isolate LIC74 chromosome A2, mLynCan4.pri.v2, whole genome shotgun sequence harbors:
- the LOC115499586 gene encoding ATP-dependent Clp protease proteolytic subunit, mitochondrial, with product MWPGILVGGARVAAGGCPALGPRLAARFPPHRTPKTGLALQRSLHATAARALPLIPIVVEQTGRGERAYDIYSRLLRERIVCVMGPIDDSVASLVIAQLLFLQSESNKKPIHMYINSPGGMVTSGLAIYDTMQYILNPICTWCVGQAASMGSLLLAAGTPGMRHSLPNSRIMIHQPSGGARGQATDIAIQAEEIMKLKKQLYSIYAKHTKQSLQVIESAMERDRYMSPMEAQEFGILDKVLVHPPQDGEDEPELVQKEPVAAAATAEPAPASV from the exons ATGTGGCCGGGAATATTGGTTGGGGGGGCCCGGGTGGCGGCAGGTGGTTGCCCCGCGCTGGGGCCTCGCCTCGCCGCCCGCTTCCCCCCGCATCGGACGCCCAAGACCGGCCTGGCCCTGCAGCGGAGCCTGCACGCGACGGCGGCCCGGGCTCTCCCGCTCATTCCCATCGTGGTGGAGCAGACG ggTCGCGGCGAGCGCGCCTATGACATCTACTCACGGCTGCTGCGGGAGCGCATCGTGTGTGTCATGGGTCCG ATCGACGACAGCGTGGCCAGCCTGGTCATCGCACAGCTGCTGTTCCTGCAGTCCGAGAGCAACAAGAAGCCCATCCACATGTACATCAACAGCCCTG gtgGCATGGTGACCTCGGGCCTGGCCATCTACGACACGATGCAGTACATCCTGAACCCCATCTGCACATGGTGCGTGGGCCAGGCCGCCAGCATGGGCTCCCTGCTTCTGGCCGCTGGCACCCCGGGCATGCGCCACTCGCTTCCCAACTCCCGCATCATGATCCACCAGCCgtctgggggcgcccgg GGCCAAGCCACAGACATCGCCATCCAGGCGGAGGAGATCATGAAACTCAAGAAGCAGCTCTACAGTATCTATGCCAAGCACACCAAACAGAGCCTGCAGGTGATTG AGTCGGCCATGGAGCGGGACCGTTACATGAGCCCCATGGAGGCCCAGGAGTTTGGAATCTTGGACAAGGTTCTGGTCCACCCTCCCCAGGACGGTGAGGATGAGCCCGAGCTGGTGCAAAAGGAGCCTGTGGCGGCCGCGGCCACAGCAGAACCTGCCCCAGCAAGCGTCTGA
- the ALKBH7 gene encoding alpha-ketoglutarate-dependent dioxygenase alkB homolog 7, mitochondrial — MAASGRLALGTLPRSSWVRGSGPAVLSRLRDAALVRPGFLSTAEEETLSRELEPELRRRRYEYDHWDAAIHGFRETEKSRWSEASRAILQRVQAAAFSPGQTLLSSVHVLDLEPRGYIKPHVDSIKFCGATIAGLSLLSPSVMRLVHTQEPGEWLELLLEPGSLYILRGSARYDFSHEILRDEESFFGGRRVPRGRRISVICRSLPEGMGPGEPGQPPPAC; from the exons ATGGCCGCGAGTGGCCGCCTGGCGCTGGGGACCCTTCCCCGGTCCAGCTGGGTGCGGGGCTCGGGCCCAGCCGTACTAAGCCGCCTTCGGGACGCGGCCCTGGTGCGGCCCGGCTTCTTGAGCACGGCCGAGGAGGAGACGCTGAGCCGCGAGCTGGAGCCCGAGCTGCGCCGCCGCCGCTACGAATACGATCACTGGGACGCG GCCATCCACGGCTTCCGAGAGACAGAAAAGTCACGTTGGTCAGAGGCAAGCCGGGCCATCCTGCAGCGTGTGCAAGCGGCCGCCTTTAGCCCTGGCCAGACCCTGCTGTCCTCGGTGCATGTGCTGGACCTGGAACCTCGGGGCTACATCAAGCCACATGTGGACAGCATCAAG TTCTGTGGAGCCACCATCGCTGGCCTATCCCTACTATCTCCCAGCGTCATGCGGCTGGTGCACACCCAGGAGCCGGGGGAGTGGCTGGAACTCTTGCTGGAGCCAGGCTCCCTCTACATCCTTAG GGGCTCGGCCCGTTATGACTTCTCCCATGAGATTCTTCGGGATGAAGAGTCCTTTTTTGGGGGGCGTCGGGTTCCCCGGGGCCGACGCATCTCTGTGATCTGCCGCTCC